A DNA window from Microcystis aeruginosa NIES-843 contains the following coding sequences:
- a CDS encoding FkbM family methyltransferase, with amino-acid sequence MSDYLALYRQYLQSINPALDGEFLIAENLSTNWDEPETALDFHNCAVMALIEAENSPMRSMYVEMAFQSLQRVLEMAVYPLATAHLALVYYLVGDRDLAAQNAFNALVQVLSSVNANYPPGLIYYFPAHNRQELLRDLLETANYSEQTLFLSTEILYRSSLAFYNQNGVRFLELANHVNPNSCHLNRQLGIAKLINQQLEGLFNLHRAVNLDPEDADNLQALYLAYRGLGQQQLANFWLETAKVTGKSWTNLDINQPFTYLDFDRDITLAVEASFRSFVTGVLLAQGDWFEAEMEFWRHSIREGMTVIDVGANAGVYTFSAAHRVGKTGKVIAIEPFSQCIQLLEETCRVNQFSWVYPCRGAASNQGGNVYLSLYQASELNEVVTDAAQLKSDNYEPVPCFTLDSLIDTYQLERVDLLKIDAEGHEVPVLEGSQLLIERFAPIILYENIAANQGSNLAVARWLEGKGYRLYRYRPYLQELLEIESEADLQGILNVIALPERELRD; translated from the coding sequence ATGAGTGATTATTTAGCGCTTTATCGTCAGTATCTCCAGTCAATTAATCCGGCACTGGATGGAGAGTTTTTAATCGCAGAAAATCTATCTACTAATTGGGATGAACCAGAAACGGCTTTAGATTTTCATAACTGTGCGGTGATGGCTTTAATTGAAGCGGAAAATTCCCCAATGCGATCGATGTATGTGGAGATGGCTTTTCAATCTCTGCAAAGAGTCCTAGAAATGGCGGTTTATCCCCTTGCTACTGCCCATTTAGCTCTAGTTTATTATCTAGTAGGCGATCGAGATTTAGCGGCACAAAATGCTTTTAATGCTTTAGTCCAAGTGCTATCATCGGTGAATGCTAATTATCCCCCGGGGTTAATTTATTATTTTCCTGCCCATAACCGACAGGAGTTATTAAGGGATTTATTGGAAACCGCTAATTATAGCGAGCAGACCTTGTTTTTATCTACAGAAATATTATATCGCTCATCCCTGGCTTTTTATAATCAAAATGGGGTAAGATTTTTGGAATTAGCTAATCATGTTAACCCCAATTCTTGTCATCTCAATCGTCAATTAGGTATCGCCAAATTAATTAATCAACAGCTAGAAGGTTTATTTAATCTCCATCGCGCCGTTAATCTCGATCCGGAAGATGCTGACAATTTGCAAGCTCTTTATTTAGCCTATCGGGGATTAGGACAACAACAATTAGCTAATTTTTGGTTAGAAACAGCGAAAGTAACGGGGAAAAGTTGGACAAATTTAGATATAAATCAGCCCTTTACCTATCTCGATTTTGATCGGGATATTACCCTAGCTGTAGAAGCAAGTTTTCGCAGTTTTGTCACGGGAGTTTTACTCGCCCAAGGGGATTGGTTTGAAGCAGAAATGGAATTTTGGCGCCATAGTATTAGGGAAGGAATGACGGTTATTGATGTGGGGGCAAATGCCGGAGTTTATACTTTTAGTGCCGCTCATCGAGTCGGAAAAACGGGAAAAGTTATCGCTATCGAACCTTTTTCCCAATGTATCCAGTTGCTAGAAGAAACCTGTCGGGTTAATCAATTTTCTTGGGTTTATCCCTGTCGAGGAGCAGCCAGTAATCAAGGGGGAAATGTTTATTTATCCCTGTATCAAGCTAGTGAATTAAATGAAGTCGTTACCGATGCAGCCCAATTAAAGTCAGACAATTACGAACCAGTTCCCTGTTTTACCCTCGATAGTTTAATTGATACCTATCAGTTAGAAAGGGTGGATTTACTCAAAATTGATGCGGAAGGCCACGAAGTACCGGTTTTAGAAGGTAGTCAACTTTTAATTGAGCGTTTTGCCCCGATTATTCTCTACGAAAATATTGCCGCTAATCAAGGCAGTAATTTAGCTGTGGCCCGATGGTTAGAGGGGAAAGGTTATCGACTATACCGTTATCGTCCCTACCTGCAAGAATTGCTAGAAATCGAGTCAGAAGCCGATTTACAGGGAATTTTGAACGTTATCGCCTTGCCTGAACGGGAATTAAGGGATTAA
- a CDS encoding Rne/Rng family ribonuclease, with translation MPKQIIIAEQHHIAAVFWEDQIQELVVATGNQQVADIYLGLVENVIPGIDAAFVNIGDAERNGFIHVTDLGPLRLKKTAGAITELLAPQQKVLVQVMKEPTGNKGPRLTGNVTLPGRYLVLMPNGRGVNLSRRIRSEDERSRLRALAILVKPAGMGLLVRTEAEGKAEEAIIEDLEFLQKQWESIQQMAVSTRAPALLNRDDDFIQRVLRDMYSADVNRIVVDNPVAVKRVKQQLTNWGGGKALEGVYIDSHRETQPILDYFRVNAAIREALKPRVDLPSGGYIIIEPTEALTVIDVNSGSFTRSATARETVLWTNSEAATEIARQLRLRNIGGVVVVDFIDMDSRRDQLKLLELFNKALKSDKARPQIAQLSELGLVELTRKRQGKNIYELFGKTCDHCGGLGHLAHLPGEGNAIALETPTVSRAEKETFIVAPTNTKVLPDKSAPSVAAAEPYLEVFSEFEAEENAQGMDLSFHPNYQEQVNNSRRRRRRRPSELLLKEERSEKASTNGVNNEIEPESEPQRFEEKRERPARLSKRGEDASAAKNIPVSERERVSVEMTPVEQEVYSLMGISPLILVDKEFKDPKSVIVSVKLAGEREAENPEMPVTPEISLTPTLEVEDTPVEATETGEEAENRSLVRRRRRSTTSEVSQEINQEASPPVTFTPEPITTETPVFLGEVIPLETPVSAEVTEEPQLEAETAVLRRRRRRSSATVDES, from the coding sequence ATGCCAAAACAAATAATCATAGCCGAACAACACCATATAGCGGCTGTTTTTTGGGAAGATCAAATTCAGGAATTAGTTGTAGCCACAGGTAATCAGCAGGTGGCCGACATCTATCTAGGATTAGTAGAAAATGTCATCCCCGGGATAGATGCAGCCTTTGTCAATATTGGCGATGCGGAACGCAATGGCTTTATCCATGTCACCGACCTGGGTCCCTTAAGACTGAAAAAAACCGCCGGTGCTATCACGGAATTACTGGCCCCCCAGCAAAAAGTGCTGGTACAGGTAATGAAGGAACCCACTGGCAACAAGGGACCGCGGCTAACGGGAAATGTCACTCTCCCTGGTCGTTATCTGGTATTGATGCCCAATGGTCGCGGGGTGAATCTTTCCCGTCGCATCCGCAGTGAAGACGAGCGCTCCCGTTTACGAGCTTTAGCGATTTTGGTCAAACCGGCGGGGATGGGGTTGCTGGTACGCACCGAGGCCGAAGGCAAAGCGGAAGAGGCGATTATCGAGGATTTGGAATTTCTGCAAAAACAGTGGGAGAGCATCCAACAGATGGCCGTCAGCACCAGGGCCCCGGCCCTGCTTAACCGCGATGATGACTTTATTCAAAGGGTTTTGCGGGATATGTACAGTGCCGATGTCAATCGCATTGTTGTGGATAACCCGGTGGCGGTAAAACGAGTTAAACAGCAATTGACGAACTGGGGCGGCGGCAAAGCTCTCGAAGGGGTTTATATCGACTCCCATCGGGAAACCCAGCCAATTCTCGACTATTTCCGGGTTAACGCTGCCATTCGCGAGGCCCTCAAACCCCGGGTTGATTTACCCTCCGGCGGCTACATTATCATCGAACCGACGGAAGCTTTAACGGTAATTGATGTTAACTCCGGTTCCTTTACCCGTTCGGCCACGGCCCGAGAAACCGTACTCTGGACTAATAGCGAGGCCGCCACAGAAATCGCCCGACAACTGCGCTTGAGAAATATCGGCGGTGTGGTGGTGGTGGACTTCATCGATATGGATTCCCGTCGCGACCAGTTGAAACTGCTGGAATTGTTTAATAAGGCCCTGAAAAGCGATAAGGCCCGGCCCCAGATTGCCCAATTATCGGAATTGGGGTTAGTGGAATTAACTCGTAAGCGTCAGGGGAAAAACATTTATGAATTATTCGGCAAAACCTGTGACCATTGCGGCGGACTGGGCCATTTAGCCCATCTACCCGGAGAAGGCAACGCCATCGCCCTAGAAACCCCCACCGTTAGCCGCGCGGAAAAAGAAACCTTTATCGTCGCTCCGACTAATACAAAAGTTCTACCCGATAAGAGCGCTCCTAGCGTTGCGGCGGCCGAACCCTATCTAGAAGTTTTCTCCGAATTTGAGGCCGAAGAAAACGCCCAAGGGATGGATCTTTCCTTCCATCCCAACTATCAAGAACAGGTTAATAATTCTCGCCGTCGCCGTCGCCGTCGTCCCTCGGAACTGTTACTAAAAGAGGAACGGAGCGAAAAAGCCTCTACTAACGGTGTTAACAACGAAATCGAGCCGGAATCAGAACCCCAACGCTTTGAGGAAAAACGAGAACGCCCCGCCCGTCTCTCGAAACGGGGAGAAGATGCCAGCGCCGCCAAAAATATCCCCGTCAGCGAACGGGAGCGGGTTTCCGTGGAAATGACCCCGGTAGAACAGGAAGTTTATTCTTTAATGGGCATTTCTCCCCTGATTCTGGTGGATAAGGAGTTTAAAGACCCGAAATCGGTGATTGTTTCCGTGAAACTGGCAGGGGAAAGAGAAGCGGAAAACCCAGAAATGCCTGTTACTCCTGAAATATCCTTGACTCCTACCCTAGAAGTCGAGGACACCCCGGTAGAAGCGACGGAAACCGGCGAGGAAGCCGAAAATCGTTCCTTGGTGCGCCGTCGTCGTCGTTCCACCACTAGCGAAGTTAGTCAGGAAATCAACCAAGAAGCTAGTCCACCAGTGACTTTTACGCCCGAACCGATTACGACCGAAACTCCAGTTTTTCTGGGCGAAGTCATTCCTTTAGAGACCCCGGTGAGCGCCGAGGTGACAGAGGAGCCACAACTAGAGGCTGAAACCGCGGTGCTGCGTCGTCGTCGTCGTCGTTCCTCCGCCACTGTCGATGAGTCATGA
- a CDS encoding ribonuclease HII, with product MSAEPLIAGVDEVGRGALFGPVVAAVVVTVPSGFARLWELGVKDSKQLSPQKRQKLSRQIQRDFVCRIGYATVKEIDRLNIFHASLLAMSRAIGKLPLSPSLCWVDGKHIIKDLSIPQKAVIQGDQQSPVIAAASIVAKVWRDDLITRWHRRYPDYGLARHKGYGTAQHLEAIGNYGLTSQHRLSFSPCQPRLEHDCRTICPRVIEIS from the coding sequence ATGAGCGCAGAACCCTTAATTGCCGGTGTCGATGAGGTGGGGCGCGGGGCTTTATTTGGCCCCGTGGTGGCGGCGGTAGTGGTCACTGTCCCCTCTGGTTTTGCACGGCTGTGGGAGTTGGGGGTGAAGGATAGTAAGCAACTTAGCCCCCAAAAACGGCAAAAGTTGAGCCGGCAAATACAACGGGATTTTGTTTGTCGCATCGGTTATGCTACGGTGAAAGAGATCGATCGCTTGAATATTTTTCATGCCTCCCTACTGGCGATGAGCAGAGCTATCGGGAAATTACCCCTTTCCCCCAGTCTCTGCTGGGTCGATGGCAAGCACATTATTAAAGATTTGTCAATCCCCCAAAAGGCGGTAATTCAGGGAGATCAACAATCCCCGGTAATTGCGGCGGCTAGTATCGTGGCCAAAGTCTGGCGCGATGACTTAATTACTCGTTGGCACAGACGCTATCCCGATTATGGACTCGCTCGTCACAAGGGTTATGGCACTGCTCAACACCTAGAAGCGATTGGCAACTATGGACTTACTTCTCAGCACCGGCTCTCTTTTAGTCCCTGCCAACCGCGGTTGGAGCATGACTGCCGAACAATTTGCCCAAGGGTTATCGAAATTTCTTGA
- the gnd gene encoding decarboxylating NADP(+)-dependent phosphogluconate dehydrogenase, translating into MTKRTFGVIGLAVMGENLALNVESRGFPIAVYNRTASKTKEFMETRAVGKDVKAAYSLEEFVQILERPRKILVMVKAGPPVDAVIEQLKPLLEEGDMIIDGGNSLYEDTERRTRDLESTTKLGFVGMGVSGGEEGALHGPSLMPGGTEFAYRELEPILTKIAAQVDDGPCVTYVGPGGAGHYVKMVHNGIEYGDMQLIAEAYDVLKNGLGLSNQQLHETFAEWNRTDELNSYLIEITADIFKYVDPETGHHLVDLILDSAGQKGTGRWTVLSSLELGVSIPTIYAAVNARVMSAYKDERVAAAKELPGPGETYPGDAALFVNKVGDALYCSKMCSYAQGMALIAKASQEFKYNISLPESARIWKGGCIIRAGFLDKIRKAFAENPGLPNLLLAPEFKQSILDRQEAWREVLVLANKLGIPVPAFSSSLDYFDSYRRANLPQNLTQAQRDYFGAHTYERTDKPRGEFFHTEWMAES; encoded by the coding sequence ATGACTAAACGTACCTTCGGTGTTATCGGACTAGCTGTCATGGGAGAAAATCTCGCTCTCAATGTGGAGAGTCGGGGTTTTCCTATAGCTGTTTACAATCGCACCGCCAGCAAAACTAAAGAATTTATGGAAACTCGCGCCGTCGGCAAGGATGTCAAGGCGGCCTATAGTTTAGAAGAATTCGTCCAAATTTTAGAGCGTCCCCGCAAAATTCTGGTCATGGTAAAAGCTGGCCCGCCGGTGGATGCCGTGATTGAACAATTAAAACCCCTTCTCGAAGAAGGAGATATGATTATCGATGGCGGTAACTCCCTCTACGAGGACACAGAAAGACGCACCCGCGACCTAGAATCGACCACTAAACTCGGTTTTGTCGGTATGGGGGTCAGTGGTGGCGAAGAAGGTGCTCTGCACGGTCCTTCCCTGATGCCGGGGGGTACAGAGTTCGCCTATCGGGAATTAGAGCCGATTTTAACCAAAATTGCCGCCCAAGTCGATGATGGTCCCTGTGTCACCTACGTGGGACCCGGGGGTGCGGGCCATTATGTGAAAATGGTTCACAATGGCATCGAGTACGGCGATATGCAGTTAATTGCTGAAGCCTACGATGTGCTGAAAAATGGTCTAGGACTAAGCAATCAGCAGTTACATGAAACTTTCGCCGAGTGGAATCGCACCGATGAGCTTAATTCTTATTTAATTGAAATTACCGCCGATATCTTTAAGTATGTTGACCCAGAAACCGGTCATCATTTGGTAGATTTAATCTTGGATTCGGCGGGACAAAAGGGAACCGGACGCTGGACCGTGTTAAGTTCCTTGGAGTTGGGGGTGTCAATTCCGACTATTTATGCTGCGGTTAATGCTCGCGTGATGTCCGCTTATAAGGATGAACGGGTGGCAGCCGCCAAAGAGTTACCCGGACCTGGGGAAACCTATCCGGGGGATGCGGCACTATTTGTGAATAAGGTGGGTGATGCCCTTTACTGCTCGAAAATGTGTTCCTATGCCCAGGGTATGGCCTTAATCGCTAAAGCTTCTCAGGAGTTTAAATATAATATCAGTCTGCCGGAATCAGCCCGGATCTGGAAGGGCGGCTGTATTATTCGGGCCGGTTTCTTGGATAAAATTCGCAAAGCTTTTGCGGAAAATCCGGGCCTGCCGAATTTGTTGTTAGCACCGGAATTTAAGCAAAGTATCCTCGATCGCCAAGAAGCATGGCGTGAGGTGTTAGTCTTGGCTAATAAGTTGGGAATTCCCGTCCCGGCTTTTAGTTCTTCTTTGGACTATTTTGATAGTTATCGTCGGGCCAATTTACCGCAAAATCTCACCCAAGCACAACGGGATTATTTTGGCGCTCATACCTATGAACGTACCGATAAACCCAGAGGTGAGTTTTTCCATACGGAATGGATGGCTGAATCGTAA